Proteins found in one Desulfosoma sp. genomic segment:
- a CDS encoding sigma-54 dependent transcriptional regulator, which produces MSYHADGRRILVVDDERSMREFLEIMLQKEGYVVHCAASGTEALKILKEQRFDLVITDIRMKPVDGLEVLRECKQLSPSTVVIMISAYASTETAVAAMREGAYDYLPKPFKIDEMRRVIQNALKTQGREVPPHARQGPLHFGCMIGESPAMKKIYELIERVAATTSNVLITGESGTGKELVAKAIHKRSARAEKPFVVVNCAGVPESLIESELFGYRKGAFTGATMDRKGLVEAAQGGTLFLDEIGELSPSLQVKLLRLVQEKTIRMLGDTTDVPVDVRIISATNRDLEQMVIERQFREDLYFRLNVIHLRIPPLRERQEDIPLLADYFLAKFSKAFGKDIQKISSYAMDILKQYDFPGNVRELENIIERGVALESSSIILPESLTIATSRKKRQEEYQPGLPVLPEKGLNLPKYLEDLEKSLLLQALERCGGSKQKAAQLLGLTFRSFRYRLVKHGLSSEEDEDTLDRKPF; this is translated from the coding sequence ATGTCCTACCATGCCGACGGACGCCGAATCCTCGTGGTGGATGATGAAAGGAGCATGCGTGAATTTCTGGAGATCATGCTCCAGAAAGAAGGCTATGTGGTGCACTGTGCGGCCAGCGGCACGGAAGCCCTGAAGATTCTCAAAGAACAGCGCTTTGATTTGGTCATCACCGATATTCGCATGAAACCCGTAGACGGTCTGGAAGTTCTCAGGGAATGTAAACAACTGTCTCCTTCCACGGTGGTGATTATGATTTCGGCCTATGCCAGTACCGAAACGGCCGTGGCCGCCATGCGTGAAGGGGCCTACGACTATTTGCCCAAACCCTTCAAAATTGATGAGATGCGCCGGGTCATTCAAAACGCCTTGAAGACTCAGGGCCGAGAAGTGCCGCCCCATGCCCGCCAAGGCCCCTTGCATTTCGGCTGCATGATCGGCGAAAGCCCGGCCATGAAAAAGATCTATGAACTCATTGAACGTGTGGCAGCCACCACCAGCAATGTGTTGATTACCGGAGAAAGCGGTACAGGCAAGGAACTGGTGGCCAAAGCCATCCATAAAAGAAGCGCTCGAGCCGAAAAACCCTTTGTGGTGGTCAATTGCGCCGGCGTTCCGGAATCCCTTATCGAAAGCGAACTTTTCGGGTACCGCAAAGGAGCCTTTACGGGCGCCACCATGGACCGTAAAGGGCTGGTGGAAGCCGCTCAAGGCGGGACCCTTTTTTTGGATGAAATCGGGGAATTGTCTCCAAGCCTTCAGGTCAAGCTTTTACGCCTGGTTCAGGAAAAAACCATTCGTATGCTTGGAGATACCACCGATGTTCCCGTGGATGTGCGCATTATCTCTGCGACCAACAGAGATCTGGAGCAGATGGTGATCGAGCGTCAGTTCCGTGAAGATTTATATTTTCGATTGAACGTCATCCATCTAAGGATACCTCCCTTGAGGGAAAGGCAGGAAGATATTCCTCTTCTTGCAGACTATTTTCTGGCCAAATTTTCTAAAGCCTTCGGGAAGGATATTCAAAAAATTTCATCTTACGCCATGGATATTTTGAAACAGTACGATTTTCCGGGGAACGTTCGAGAACTGGAAAACATTATCGAACGCGGTGTGGCCTTGGAATCTTCGAGTATTATTCTCCCTGAAAGCTTGACCATCGCCACGTCTCGAAAAAAACGTCAGGAAGAATACCAACCAGGTTTGCCTGTTTTGCCTGAAAAGGGCCTAAATCTTCCCAAGTATCTTGAGGACCTGGAAAAAAGCCTGCTTTTACAGGCTCTGGAACGATGCGGAGGCTCCAAACAAAAGGCTGCACAGCTTCTCGGGCTGACCTTTCGTTCTTTTCGATATCGACTCGTTAAGCATGGCCTCTCTTCCGAAGAAGACGAAGACACCCTGGACCGAAAACCCTTCTGA
- the hisC gene encoding histidinol-phosphate transaminase yields MVSRLVPPHIAAIDPYPPGKPIEELERELGITNSIKLASNENPLGPSPKAVAAIREKLGGLHRYPDGSGYYLRRRIAEKLKVPMEGVVLGNGSNEIIELVIRTLIRPGLEVVIPNPSFLVYQLAVQTVGGTVVSVPLKDFAIDLEGILGAVTDRTRLIFVNNPNNPTGTVLSEEAFRDFFQKLPSDVVVVIDEAYIEFAPMGSTFDGLDFVSTQGPWVVTTRTFSKAYGLAGLRIGYGVMDPQLASFLHRVRQPFNVGTLAQTAALAALDDDEFLEKSRAVVHEGLKFLYRGLEALGVPYLRTSTNFFLIAVPVDAKKVYEAMLREGVIIRAMNAYGLDRYVRVNVGLPEENERFLRTFAKVLEQFQP; encoded by the coding sequence TTGGTTTCTCGCTTGGTGCCCCCGCATATCGCCGCCATTGATCCTTATCCGCCCGGTAAGCCCATTGAAGAGCTGGAAAGAGAGCTCGGGATCACCAATTCCATCAAACTGGCCAGCAATGAAAATCCCTTGGGACCTTCACCAAAGGCTGTGGCGGCCATTCGAGAAAAGCTTGGCGGTCTGCACCGCTATCCGGACGGTAGCGGGTATTATCTCCGCCGAAGGATCGCCGAAAAACTGAAAGTCCCCATGGAAGGGGTGGTCTTGGGCAACGGGTCCAATGAAATCATTGAGCTGGTCATTCGAACCTTGATTCGACCCGGGCTTGAGGTGGTCATTCCTAACCCGTCCTTTCTCGTGTATCAGCTGGCCGTCCAGACGGTAGGCGGCACGGTGGTCTCTGTGCCCTTAAAAGATTTTGCCATTGATTTAGAAGGAATCCTCGGGGCCGTTACCGATCGAACGCGTCTCATTTTCGTCAATAATCCCAACAATCCCACCGGAACCGTTTTATCCGAAGAGGCTTTTCGAGACTTTTTTCAAAAACTGCCTTCCGACGTCGTGGTTGTGATTGACGAAGCTTATATCGAATTTGCTCCCATGGGTTCCACCTTTGACGGGTTGGATTTCGTTTCCACGCAAGGGCCCTGGGTCGTGACGACGCGCACCTTTTCCAAAGCTTATGGTTTGGCGGGCCTTCGCATCGGCTACGGTGTTATGGATCCTCAATTGGCGTCCTTTCTGCACCGCGTACGTCAGCCTTTCAATGTGGGTACTCTGGCCCAAACGGCCGCTCTGGCGGCTCTGGATGACGATGAGTTCCTGGAAAAAAGCCGTGCCGTGGTCCATGAAGGCTTGAAGTTTCTGTATCGAGGCCTTGAGGCTCTCGGGGTCCCTTATCTACGTACCTCGACCAATTTCTTTCTCATTGCTGTTCCCGTAGACGCCAAAAAGGTTTATGAAGCCATGCTTCGCGAAGGGGTAATTATTCGAGCCATGAATGCCTACGGGCTTGATCGTTATGTTCGTGTCAATGTGGGACTTCCTGAAGAAAACGAGCGGTTTCTTCGGACTTTTGCCAAGGTTTTGGAACAGTTCCAACCATGA
- a CDS encoding 30S ribosomal protein S1, with protein MMTKETTENLEMQQQKMQEVLTDHEADTDDVDGDSFEKLYAQSFGNIQEGEVVRGRVVQISDDYVMVDIGYKSEGEIPISEFKDEKGNLEVAIGDEVDVLLEYHDDDEGTVFLSKEKAEKIKVWDDISRIYNEDGVIQGKVVSRVKGGLAVDIGIQAFVPGSQVDLRPVRNLDALIGKTFDFKILKYNKKRRNVVLSRRVLLEKERERQKGQTLSLLEEGKVMEGVVKNITDYGVFVDLGGIDGLLHITDMSWGRVGHPSELCQIGDTIKVKVLHFDRENERVSLGLKQLQPDPWTNAAEKYPVGTKIQGKVVSLTDYGAFVEIEEGIEGLIHVSEMSWTRKIRHPSKILSVGDKVEAVILSIDPARKRISLGMKQLEPNPWSVISEKYPVGTIISGKIKNITDFGIFIGIDEGIDGLVHISDISWIKRIRHPSEVYKKGQEVQAIVLNIDKENERFSLGIKQLEPDPWESVAQRYPVGSVITGPVTNVTDFGLFVELEEGIEGLVHVSEIGKEKAKGAPDEYKVGDQVTAKVINISPKDRKIGLSIKKAEEHEERSEYKEYINSPKAATTNLREVLEAAARQNAESAQEE; from the coding sequence ATGATGACGAAAGAAACCACGGAAAATTTAGAAATGCAGCAGCAAAAAATGCAGGAAGTCTTAACGGATCACGAAGCCGACACGGATGATGTGGATGGCGACAGCTTTGAGAAGCTCTATGCCCAGAGCTTCGGCAACATTCAGGAAGGGGAAGTCGTTCGAGGAAGGGTTGTCCAAATTTCGGATGACTATGTCATGGTGGATATCGGCTACAAGTCCGAAGGAGAGATTCCCATTTCCGAATTCAAGGATGAAAAGGGGAATCTGGAAGTTGCCATCGGAGACGAGGTGGACGTGCTTTTGGAATACCACGACGACGATGAAGGAACCGTCTTTCTGTCCAAAGAAAAGGCGGAAAAGATAAAAGTTTGGGACGACATCAGCCGTATCTACAATGAAGACGGTGTCATTCAGGGTAAGGTGGTCTCCCGGGTCAAGGGAGGTTTGGCTGTAGACATCGGCATTCAAGCCTTTGTGCCGGGCTCACAAGTGGATCTGCGTCCTGTACGCAACCTGGATGCCCTCATCGGCAAAACCTTTGATTTCAAGATCCTCAAATACAACAAGAAACGCCGCAACGTGGTGTTGTCTCGGCGCGTGCTTTTGGAAAAGGAACGAGAACGTCAGAAAGGCCAGACCTTGTCACTGTTGGAGGAGGGCAAGGTCATGGAAGGCGTGGTCAAGAATATCACCGACTATGGTGTTTTTGTGGACCTGGGAGGTATCGACGGCCTGCTGCACATTACGGACATGAGTTGGGGTCGCGTGGGACACCCTTCGGAATTGTGCCAGATTGGAGATACCATCAAGGTTAAAGTGCTTCATTTCGATCGAGAAAACGAGCGGGTTTCCTTGGGCCTTAAGCAGCTTCAGCCTGATCCCTGGACCAACGCCGCTGAAAAGTACCCCGTGGGCACCAAGATTCAAGGCAAGGTGGTCAGTTTGACGGACTACGGGGCGTTTGTGGAAATCGAAGAAGGTATTGAAGGACTCATTCACGTGTCTGAAATGTCCTGGACACGCAAGATTCGGCATCCGTCCAAGATCTTGAGTGTCGGGGACAAGGTGGAAGCTGTGATTTTGAGCATCGATCCCGCCCGAAAGCGTATTTCTTTGGGCATGAAGCAGTTGGAACCCAATCCGTGGAGTGTCATTTCCGAAAAATATCCTGTTGGAACCATCATTTCCGGCAAGATTAAAAACATCACAGACTTCGGCATCTTCATCGGCATTGATGAAGGGATCGACGGCCTGGTGCACATCTCGGATATTTCCTGGATCAAGCGTATTCGACATCCTTCAGAGGTTTATAAGAAAGGTCAAGAAGTTCAGGCCATCGTTTTGAATATTGATAAGGAAAACGAAAGATTTTCTTTGGGTATCAAACAGTTGGAACCTGATCCATGGGAAAGCGTGGCTCAACGTTATCCGGTGGGCAGCGTAATTACGGGGCCGGTGACCAATGTGACCGACTTCGGCCTCTTTGTGGAGCTGGAAGAGGGCATCGAAGGGCTGGTGCATGTTTCGGAAATCGGCAAGGAAAAGGCCAAGGGAGCTCCGGACGAATACAAAGTCGGGGACCAGGTGACGGCCAAGGTGATAAATATCTCGCCCAAAGACCGAAAGATCGGCTTGTCCATCAAGAAGGCCGAAGAACACGAAGAACGTAGCGAGTACAAGGAATACATAAACAGCCCCAAAGCCGCCACCACCAACTTGAGAGAAGTTTTGGAAGCGGCAGCGCGCCAGAACGCGGAAAGTGCCCAGGAAGAATAA
- the cmk gene encoding (d)CMP kinase has translation MIIAIDGPAGSGKSTIARLLAERLGGVYLDSGAMYRAVAWALTQERLLDADDATLERVLPTLPLAFVVQDQKLHIFWQGVSLGLEIRSPEITQAASSIAQKKPVRRFLLEQQRRLSDTSLVVAEGRDMGTVVFPTAEVKIFLTASSEERARRRVAQYHEQGTKADFQAVLQAIESRDHADANRFLAPLKPADGAVVIDTSGLSVTQVLQVVTDLVTNAKKETGAQRSRAD, from the coding sequence ATGATCATTGCCATTGACGGACCGGCAGGTTCCGGAAAAAGCACCATTGCTCGACTCCTGGCCGAAAGGCTTGGGGGCGTGTATTTGGATTCCGGAGCCATGTACCGTGCGGTGGCCTGGGCTTTGACGCAAGAGCGTCTACTGGACGCCGATGATGCCACCCTGGAGCGAGTCCTGCCGACGTTGCCCCTTGCCTTTGTCGTTCAAGACCAGAAACTTCACATTTTTTGGCAAGGGGTTTCCTTGGGCTTGGAAATTCGCAGCCCGGAAATCACTCAAGCCGCTTCCAGCATCGCTCAAAAGAAACCCGTACGCCGATTCCTTTTGGAACAGCAAAGACGTCTGAGCGACACATCTCTTGTGGTGGCCGAAGGTCGGGACATGGGCACGGTGGTGTTTCCCACGGCTGAAGTCAAAATATTTCTTACAGCCTCCAGCGAGGAAAGGGCCAGACGTCGTGTGGCCCAATACCATGAACAAGGAACGAAGGCTGATTTTCAGGCTGTCTTGCAGGCCATTGAATCGAGAGACCATGCCGATGCCAATCGCTTTCTAGCGCCTTTGAAACCTGCCGATGGTGCGGTGGTCATCGACACTTCGGGGCTTTCCGTTACTCAGGTGCTGCAGGTCGTGACGGATCTCGTGACGAACGCGAAAAAAGAGACCGGGGCTCAAAGATCCCGTGCAGATTAG
- a CDS encoding RNA polymerase factor sigma-32: MVKKKQSLTPMLDEDLPPESIQEEELLFETEDFSLQDETIPDTPRTDWPQVYDPLRAYLEEIKRYPLLSREEETQLAIRYKEKGDLEAAYKLVTSNLRLVVKIAMDFQRHWMQNLMDLIQEGNIGLMQAVKKFDPYRGYKFSYYASFWIKAYIIKFIMDNWKLVKIGTTQAQRKLFFNLRKEKERLEAQGIEASPKLLSQRLDVKESEVTEMDMRLASGEISLDAPLDHDSTDTHKAFLPAREIPADDLLADAEAKAILQEKLKRFREGLKGKEAVIFDHRLLADEPMTLQEIGDQFGISRERIRQIESRLKKRLRAYLEEEVEDLELLQESLIDAS; this comes from the coding sequence ATGGTCAAGAAAAAACAATCCTTAACGCCAATGCTGGACGAGGACCTTCCGCCCGAGAGCATTCAGGAAGAAGAGCTCTTGTTCGAAACTGAGGATTTTTCTCTTCAGGATGAAACGATTCCGGACACGCCTCGCACTGACTGGCCTCAGGTCTACGATCCTTTACGAGCGTATCTAGAAGAAATCAAGAGATACCCTCTGTTGAGCCGGGAAGAAGAAACCCAATTGGCCATTCGATACAAGGAAAAGGGCGATCTGGAAGCGGCCTACAAACTGGTCACATCCAATCTGCGACTTGTGGTGAAGATCGCCATGGATTTTCAGCGCCACTGGATGCAGAATCTCATGGACCTCATTCAGGAAGGAAACATCGGCCTCATGCAGGCGGTCAAAAAATTCGACCCGTACCGAGGCTATAAATTCTCTTATTACGCCTCTTTCTGGATCAAGGCCTACATCATCAAATTCATTATGGACAACTGGAAGCTGGTCAAAATCGGGACCACCCAGGCTCAAAGGAAACTCTTTTTCAATTTGCGCAAAGAAAAAGAACGTTTGGAAGCCCAAGGAATCGAAGCGAGTCCCAAACTGCTAAGCCAGCGTTTGGATGTGAAGGAATCTGAAGTGACCGAAATGGACATGCGGTTGGCAAGCGGCGAAATCTCCTTGGATGCACCCCTGGATCATGACTCCACCGACACCCATAAGGCCTTTTTGCCGGCTCGAGAAATTCCCGCAGACGACCTGCTCGCCGATGCCGAAGCCAAAGCCATTCTCCAAGAAAAGCTGAAACGATTTCGAGAAGGCCTTAAGGGCAAGGAGGCTGTCATTTTCGATCATCGACTTCTAGCCGATGAGCCCATGACCTTGCAGGAAATCGGAGATCAATTTGGTATCAGCCGTGAACGGATTCGACAAATCGAAAGCCGCTTGAAGAAAAGACTCAGAGCTTACCTGGAAGAGGAAGTCGAAGATTTGGAGCTTCTTCAAGAAAGTCTCATCGACGCCTCATGA
- a CDS encoding inositol monophosphatase family protein — protein MKDSGRNPSSSVLSPQEVHKARTTARLAIFEAGSYIREKFESQGLQVESKGVSDYVTEVDRFCEELILKRLRSSFPDHTLMSEERAVENHSPSHVWIVDPLDGTTNFIHGFPMIAISIALAVRGTVVMGWVFDPLRRELFEVHQGVGAWCNDRPLPSIPQKPLHEALLATGFPFRSKKFLDPYLQVFKEVFAEVTGIRRAGSAALDLAYVAAGRVQGFWEIGLKPWDIAAGALLIQETKGLVTDFWGRSAYLESGHIVAGSSLVHRFLLEKIEPLREALGPIL, from the coding sequence GTGAAAGATTCCGGGAGAAACCCTTCCAGCTCTGTTCTCTCACCCCAGGAAGTCCATAAGGCACGTACGACCGCTCGATTGGCCATCTTTGAAGCCGGCTCCTATATACGAGAAAAATTTGAATCCCAAGGCCTTCAGGTGGAAAGCAAAGGGGTTTCTGATTACGTCACCGAAGTGGACCGATTCTGTGAAGAGCTCATTCTAAAGCGTCTTCGATCTTCTTTTCCAGACCACACCTTGATGTCTGAAGAACGAGCTGTGGAAAACCATTCCCCTTCCCATGTCTGGATCGTGGATCCCTTGGACGGCACGACCAACTTCATTCATGGATTTCCCATGATTGCCATTTCCATTGCTCTGGCGGTTCGGGGCACCGTGGTTATGGGATGGGTGTTCGATCCTTTGCGACGCGAACTCTTTGAAGTGCATCAGGGTGTCGGAGCCTGGTGTAACGATCGTCCTCTTCCTTCGATTCCTCAAAAACCCTTGCACGAGGCCCTTTTAGCCACAGGGTTTCCTTTCCGTTCCAAAAAGTTTTTGGACCCGTATCTTCAAGTTTTTAAGGAAGTCTTTGCTGAAGTCACCGGTATTCGAAGGGCCGGATCCGCCGCCCTGGATCTTGCCTACGTCGCAGCCGGCCGCGTGCAAGGGTTTTGGGAAATCGGGTTGAAACCCTGGGACATAGCTGCCGGAGCCCTCCTCATTCAAGAAACCAAGGGATTGGTTACAGATTTTTGGGGAAGATCGGCTTACCTGGAAAGCGGCCACATCGTGGCCGGATCTTCTCTTGTTCACCGTTTTCTACTGGAAAAAATCGAACCCCTTCGAGAAGCTCTTGGCCCAATACTCTGA
- a CDS encoding dihydroorotase — translation MEIVLRGGRILDPQRRIDRIGDLIIRNGVIHELVWEPHAVSPSSQTRVIDVTGKWVVPAWVDMHVHLREPGEEYKETIMTGTAAAVAGGFGAVACMPNTKPVNDCAAVTSFITRRAFEQGHCHVYPVAAISKGLKGEELAEFGELREAGAVAVSDDGRPVMNAALMRRALEYAKAFDLLVITHAEETALSQGGHMHEGVMSTRLGLQGIPAAAEAVMIARDVLLAELTGGRLHVAHVSTEASVWILREAKRRGIPVTCETAPHYFTLTDEFVEGFDTVYKVNPPLRTRRDVEAIKEALADGTIDVIATDHAPHSLLEKDTEFQDAANGMIGLESALPLVLNLIEEGVGDPLDILAKVTWNPSKILGIPFGSLRKGAPAHITIIDPNAEHVIDPETFQSKGRNCPFRGWSVKGRAVMTLVNGLVRYPFP, via the coding sequence GTGGAGATCGTCCTGCGTGGCGGTCGTATTCTGGATCCGCAAAGGCGAATCGATAGAATCGGGGACCTCATTATACGGAATGGGGTAATTCATGAGCTGGTGTGGGAACCTCATGCCGTGTCGCCGTCTTCCCAAACCCGCGTGATCGATGTGACCGGAAAATGGGTGGTCCCGGCGTGGGTGGATATGCATGTGCACCTCAGGGAACCCGGCGAAGAGTACAAAGAGACCATCATGACGGGAACCGCCGCCGCTGTGGCCGGAGGATTCGGAGCTGTGGCCTGCATGCCCAATACAAAACCGGTCAACGATTGTGCGGCGGTGACTTCTTTCATAACACGTCGAGCCTTCGAACAAGGGCATTGCCATGTTTACCCTGTAGCCGCCATCAGCAAAGGTCTTAAAGGTGAAGAACTGGCCGAATTTGGAGAACTTCGTGAAGCGGGTGCGGTGGCTGTTTCTGATGATGGACGTCCCGTGATGAACGCGGCTCTTATGCGAAGAGCCCTGGAATACGCCAAAGCCTTTGACTTGCTGGTGATCACGCATGCCGAAGAGACGGCCCTGTCCCAAGGGGGCCACATGCATGAAGGCGTTATGTCGACTCGATTGGGGCTTCAGGGTATTCCCGCGGCTGCGGAAGCCGTCATGATCGCCCGTGATGTGCTTTTAGCCGAGCTCACCGGTGGCCGCCTTCATGTGGCTCATGTGAGCACCGAAGCTTCGGTGTGGATTCTCCGTGAAGCAAAACGCCGAGGCATTCCTGTGACCTGTGAAACGGCTCCCCATTATTTCACCCTTACCGACGAATTCGTGGAAGGTTTTGACACGGTTTACAAGGTCAACCCTCCGTTGCGGACTCGCCGAGACGTGGAAGCCATCAAGGAAGCCCTTGCGGACGGCACCATCGATGTCATCGCCACCGACCATGCACCGCACAGCCTTTTGGAAAAAGACACGGAATTTCAGGATGCTGCCAATGGCATGATCGGCCTGGAATCCGCCCTTCCTTTGGTGCTGAACCTTATTGAAGAAGGGGTCGGCGATCCCCTGGATATTTTGGCCAAGGTCACATGGAATCCTTCGAAAATTTTGGGCATCCCTTTTGGAAGCCTTCGAAAGGGTGCGCCGGCCCATATAACCATTATTGACCCGAATGCGGAACACGTGATCGATCCCGAAACCTTTCAATCCAAAGGGCGTAACTGTCCGTTTCGAGGATGGTCCGTCAAAGGGAGGGCCGTCATGACCCTGGTGAATGGCCTCGTGCGTTATCCTTTTCCTTAA
- a CDS encoding AEC family transporter encodes MFKVFVTHILPVFSIIGLGYVLMHRRFVGDVFIASANRLVYYVAVPAMLFHEVARSSFSQNFHAGAVLSMLAGLAIVTTAGFTIAHSMGRPNAFKATFVHSTFHGNLGYMAYAIAFYALGEKAFAQTAILSSFLIVAQNLLAVCVFAYYKPTNQSPSGIGSFDPMETLKRIVSNPIIVSVTAGTLFSYLSLSLHPALSQSLKILSGMALPLALLLIGTSLSFKSLTKLLPAMSAIGALKLLLFPLITYGLMRSWHVPSSFYTPVLILTAAPPATITYIMASELGGDTELAAAATSLLTMVSGCTYAVLLSFHG; translated from the coding sequence ATGTTCAAGGTTTTCGTCACCCATATCCTTCCTGTGTTTTCCATCATCGGTTTGGGCTATGTGCTCATGCACCGCCGATTCGTGGGAGATGTTTTCATCGCCTCAGCCAATCGACTGGTGTATTACGTGGCTGTCCCCGCCATGCTCTTTCACGAAGTCGCCCGATCTTCCTTTTCGCAAAACTTTCACGCCGGCGCCGTGCTATCCATGTTGGCCGGACTTGCCATTGTGACCACCGCCGGTTTTACCATCGCCCATTCCATGGGCCGACCCAATGCTTTTAAGGCGACCTTTGTGCACAGCACTTTCCATGGGAATCTGGGTTATATGGCCTATGCCATCGCTTTCTATGCCTTGGGAGAAAAAGCCTTTGCGCAAACCGCCATTTTGAGCAGCTTTCTCATTGTGGCACAAAATCTCCTCGCCGTATGCGTTTTTGCCTACTACAAACCCACAAACCAAAGCCCGTCCGGAATCGGAAGCTTCGATCCCATGGAAACCCTTAAACGTATCGTTTCCAATCCCATCATCGTTTCGGTAACGGCCGGAACACTTTTTTCTTACCTTTCCCTTTCACTCCATCCGGCCCTTTCACAATCCCTGAAAATCCTTTCCGGTATGGCTCTGCCTCTCGCCTTGTTACTTATCGGCACCTCTCTTTCCTTTAAATCGCTGACAAAGCTGCTGCCCGCCATGAGTGCCATCGGTGCCTTGAAGCTCCTTCTTTTTCCTTTGATCACCTATGGGCTCATGCGCTCCTGGCACGTTCCTTCCTCCTTCTACACCCCCGTGCTCATTCTGACAGCAGCCCCTCCCGCCACCATCACCTATATCATGGCCTCGGAACTGGGCGGGGACACCGAACTGGCCGCCGCAGCCACCTCACTTCTAACTATGGTCTCCGGCTGCACCTACGCCGTGCTGCTTTCTTTTCATGGATGA
- a CDS encoding amidohydrolase family protein → MKIDFHVHSFPPEVVADRERFFDGEPAFRALYGHPKARLVDTPAVLEAMEQNGVDGAVIFGFPWKNRETARRHNDYVLESAAQNSRRLIPLACFDALSDWAVNEASRCLEAGVAGLGELAVYEACDERRALKAYEALMTLCRSFGRLMLVHANEPVGHLYPGKAPFGLGFYYQLASMCRDVPLILAHWGGGLFFYELLKKEAPQILAHVYYDTAASPFLYRSSVYRQALDIVGCDRILFGSDYPLLPPSRYEKDMDEAGLMPEEKTAILGQNALRLVTFDAALP, encoded by the coding sequence ATGAAAATAGATTTTCACGTCCACAGTTTTCCTCCTGAAGTGGTCGCGGATCGAGAACGTTTTTTTGACGGAGAGCCTGCCTTTCGTGCTTTGTACGGCCATCCTAAAGCACGCTTGGTCGATACGCCTGCCGTGCTGGAAGCCATGGAGCAAAACGGTGTGGACGGCGCCGTGATTTTTGGGTTCCCGTGGAAGAATCGGGAAACGGCTCGACGCCATAACGACTACGTGCTGGAATCGGCGGCACAAAATTCACGACGGCTGATACCCCTGGCCTGCTTTGACGCTCTTTCTGACTGGGCTGTGAACGAGGCCTCCCGATGCCTGGAGGCCGGGGTTGCAGGTCTAGGAGAATTGGCAGTGTATGAGGCTTGTGACGAAAGACGGGCTTTGAAAGCCTATGAGGCGCTCATGACGTTGTGCCGTTCATTCGGACGTTTGATGCTTGTGCATGCCAACGAGCCCGTTGGCCACCTGTACCCGGGAAAGGCGCCTTTTGGCTTGGGCTTTTACTACCAGCTGGCTTCCATGTGTCGGGACGTGCCTCTGATTTTGGCCCATTGGGGAGGAGGCCTCTTTTTTTACGAACTGCTCAAAAAGGAAGCGCCGCAGATACTAGCCCATGTGTATTATGACACCGCTGCATCGCCCTTTCTTTATCGCAGCAGCGTGTATCGGCAGGCCCTTGACATTGTAGGTTGTGACCGAATCCTTTTTGGCAGCGACTATCCTTTGTTGCCCCCAAGCCGCTATGAAAAGGACATGGACGAGGCTGGGCTCATGCCTGAAGAAAAGACGGCGATTCTCGGCCAAAACGCGCTGCGTTTGGTGACCTTTGACGCCGCACTGCCTTGA